Below is a window of Elusimicrobiaceae bacterium DNA.
ACCATAGAATTACACGTCAGCTTAGGCATTGACACCAAAAAAGCCGACCAACAAGTGCGCACCACCGTGGTGTTGCCGCATGGTACCGGTAAAACCAAACGCATTGCCGTTATCGCCAAAGGCGAAAAAGCGCAAGAAGCCCAACAAGCCGGCGCTGATATGGTGGGAGCGGAAGATATTGTAGAAGACGTAATCAAAGGCAAAATTGACTTTGACGTCTTGGTTGCCACGCCCGACACCATGAAAGACTTGGCCAAAGCCGCCAAAATTTTGGGTCCTCGCGGACTTATGCCGAACCCGAAAAGCGGTACGGTGACGTTTGACTTAGCCAAAACGATTGCTGAGCTTAAAGCCGGTCGTGTAGAATTCAAAGCGGATGCTTATGGTATTGTACACACCGTAATTGGCAAAGCTTCTTTTGATGCGGAAAAGTTGACTGAAAATGCCAAATCCGTATTGGAAACCATCTTGCGTGTGAAACCCAGCACCTCTAAAGGCACCTATTTGAAGAGCATCACGATGAGCTCTACGATGGGACCTGGTGTACATGTTTCCACCAGCAAATAATCTTTTGCCAAGAGATGATAAAAGCCCCACTTTTATAGTGGGGCTTTTTTTGCTCATTTTATTATCCGTAGATAAATTGCTACAATAAAAGTATGAAAAAACTCTTTTTGATATGGGTGCTATTTTTTACTTCTTTTTTTCTCCATGCACAGGTAAGTTTTGTTTCTGTCGTGGATGAAGATAGTCATAGTAAAAAAGAAGATTTTTATCATACTTTTGAATATTATATTATCCCTGAAAAAGGACAAGCTACCAAATGCCAAGCCACACGGGTAGGAAGAAAATGGTTTGCAACGGCTGCTCATTGCGTGATAACTGCTTGTGCAGACAAATGTACTTTACGCTTGGATTTGTTGGAAGAATCCACCTCTGTTTTTTTAGATGTGACACATACAAAGAAAAAAGAGCATGTTTTTATACATCCGAAATATAATCCGAAAGTTCCTGCCTCTTATGATTTTGCTTTGCTCAAAATAGATCCCGTTTCCGCCTACAAAAGTTATTATCGCCGTCCGACAAAAGATAAAAAAGGGCAGAATGTTTGGATTTCTCGTCAGGCCTTTGATAACTTTTTATCTAAGAATAGTTCTGCGCGGTATGCTTATAAGGAAGTATTAAGCCCTTCATTGCCTCCGCTTTTAGTGTTTG
It encodes the following:
- the rplA gene encoding 50S ribosomal protein L1 — protein: TIELHVSLGIDTKKADQQVRTTVVLPHGTGKTKRIAVIAKGEKAQEAQQAGADMVGAEDIVEDVIKGKIDFDVLVATPDTMKDLAKAAKILGPRGLMPNPKSGTVTFDLAKTIAELKAGRVEFKADAYGIVHTVIGKASFDAEKLTENAKSVLETILRVKPSTSKGTYLKSITMSSTMGPGVHVSTSK
- a CDS encoding trypsin-like serine protease, which encodes MKKLFLIWVLFFTSFFLHAQVSFVSVVDEDSHSKKEDFYHTFEYYIIPEKGQATKCQATRVGRKWFATAAHCVITACADKCTLRLDLLEESTSVFLDVTHTKKKEHVFIHPKYNPKVPASYDFALLKIDPVSAYKSYYRRPTKDKKGQNVWISRQAFDNFLSKNSSARYAYKEVLSPSLPPLLVFEDSTRKVDRKLSVISIFDGKRVILKNPNPTYYVKELGFAYTDSFGVKKGMSGSGVMTNTGELAGIISGHLGISNKEMEKEKQFFMFTAFNKSLMEFMEQTMNSDYYKMERKSASPNYVLRTTKNHQQIINIVRLLSQGNDTIFVP